The proteins below are encoded in one region of Hordeum vulgare subsp. vulgare chromosome 3H, MorexV3_pseudomolecules_assembly, whole genome shotgun sequence:
- the LOC123445713 gene encoding metallothionein-like protein 2C, whose product MSCCGGNCGCGSACKCGNGCGGCNMYPEVEAAGATLLVAVTATHKASCGAMEMAAENGGCGCTQCKCGTSCGCSCCNC is encoded by the exons ATGTCTTGCTGCGGAGGAAACTGCGGTTGTGGCAGTGCCTGCAAGTGCGGCAACGGCTGCGGCGGCTGCAACATGTACCCCGAGGTAGAGGCCGCCGGCGCCACCCTCCTCGTCGCCGTCACCGCCACCCACAAGGC GAGCTGCGGCGCGATGGAGATGGCGGCGGAGAACGGCGGCTGCGGCTGCACCCAGTGCAAGTGCGGCACCAGCTGCGGCTGCTCCTGCTGCAACTGCTAG
- the LOC123445712 gene encoding 11S globulin seed storage protein 2-like: MVQRTSNAEVMSMDLSPKKPAKAYGSDGGAYYDWSPADLPMLGAASIGAAKLHLSAGGLALPSYSDSAKIAYVLQGAGACGLVLPEAASEKVIPVKEGDTLALPFGAVTWWHNAEGASAELVVLFLGDTSKGHTPGRFTNFQLTGATGIFTGFSTEFVARAWDLDQDAAAKIVSTQPGSGIVKIAAGHRMPEPRPDDRQGVVVNCLDAPLDVDIPGGGRVVVLNTANLPPVKDVGLGSDLVRIDGRSMCSPGFSCDSAYQVTYIVRGGGRVQVVGIDGTRVLETRAEAGCLFIVPRFFVVSKIADDTGMEWFSIITTPNPIFSHLAGKTSVWKAISPAVLETAFNTTPEMEKLFRSKRLDSEIFFAPN; encoded by the exons ATGGTGCAGCGCACTTCCAACGCCGAGGTCATGTCGATGGACCTGTCGCCAAAGAAGCCGGCCAAGGCctacggcagcgacggcggcgcgTACTATGACTGGTCGCCGGCCGACCTGCCCATGCTCGGCGCGGCCTCCATCGGCGCCGCCAAGCTGCACCTGTCCGCCGGCGGGCTCGCCCTCCCCAGCTACTCCGACTCTGCCAAGATCGCCTACGTGCTCCAAGGTGCCGGCGCCTGCGGCCTCGTGCTCCCGGAGGCGGCCAGCGAGAAGGTGATCCCCGTCAAGGAGGGCGACACGCTGGCGCTTCCCTTCGGCGCCGTCACCTGGTGGCACAACGCAGAGGGCGCCTCTGCCGAGCTGGTCGTCCTCTTTCTCGGCGACACCTCCAAGGGTCACACCCCCGGCCGCTTCACCAACTTCCAGCTCACCGGCGCCACCGGCATCTTCACGGGGTTCTCCACCGAGTTCGTCGCGCGCGCCTGGGACCTCGACCAGGACGCCGCCGCCAAGATCGTGTCCACCCAGCCCGGCTCGGGCATCGTGAAGATCGCCGCGGGGCACCGGATGCCGGAGCCTCGCCCCGACGACCGCCAGGGCGTGGTGGTCAACTGCCTAGATGCGCCGCTGGACGTTGACATCCCTGGCGGCGGACGCGTGGTGGTGCTCAACACGGCCAACCTGCCGCCGGTGAAGGATGTTGGGCTGGGCTCTGACCTGGTCAGGATCGACGGTCGTTCCATGTGCTCGCCGGGATTCTCCTGCGACTCGGCGTACCAGGTAACCTACATAGTGCGCGGCGGCGGCCGCGTCCAGGTCGTCGGCATCGACGGCACCCGTGTGCTGGAGACCCGGGCCGAGGCAGGATGCCTCTTCATCGTGCCCAGGTTCTTCGTCGTCTCCAAGATCGCCGACGACACCGGCATGGAGTGGTTCTCCATCATCACCACCCCAAA CCCAATCTTTAGCCACTTGGCTGGTAAGACGTCGGTGTGGAAGGCGATATCGCCGGCGGTGCTAGAGACGGCCTTCAACACCACTCCGGAGATGGAGAAGTTGTTCCGCTCCAAGAGGCTCGACTCCGAGATCTTCTTCGCTCCCAACTAA